A genomic segment from Corythoichthys intestinalis isolate RoL2023-P3 chromosome 2, ASM3026506v1, whole genome shotgun sequence encodes:
- the LOC130912294 gene encoding F-box only protein 6-like isoform X1, with translation MGATQSSIQRPSPLPAMSKMSVPLEVLEEIFLNLPPEQVVRICRLVCRQWKDIADSQSLWKDRCRREGYHLHDTSKVPKDWRLFYFMCKKRRNLLKNPQAEDQMTGWQLLDNNGDQWKVEPVMVAHPNESVQKNFVTSFDICRKSQLIDLEMEGYNASFMDHLQPHIKISDWYAPRTDCGCQYKIHVELLNQKKKPIKIFSPKEIYFEQWNDGKWNQITHVFQNYGPGVRYIRFVHGGQDTQFWAGWYGIRLTDSCVEICPAMDT, from the exons ATGGGTGCGACACAGAGTTCGATTCAGAGACCTTCTCCCCTTCCCGCCATGTCAAAG ATGTCTGTTCCTTTGGAGGTCCTGGAAGAGATCTTCTTGAATCTTCCCCCTGAGCAGGTGGTCCGGATTTGTCGCTTAGTATGCCGTCAATGGAAAGACATCGCTGACAGCCAGTCTTTATGGAAGGACAGATGCAGGCGGGAAGGCTATCACCTCCATGATACTTCGAAGGTACCCAAAGACTGGAGGTTATTTTACTTCATGTGCAAGAAGAGACGGAATCTTCTCAAGAACCCACAAGCGGAAG ATCAAATGACAGGTTGGCAACTATTGGATAACAATGGTGACCAATGGAAAGTAGAACCGGTCATGGTGGCCCATCCAAATGAAAGCGTCCAGAAAAACTTTGTGACATCATTTGA CATATGCAGGAAGTCCCAGCTGATAGATTTAGAGATGGAAGGTTACAACGCATCATTTATGGATCACTTACAGCCGCACATCAAAATATCAGATTG GTACGCCCCCCGGACGGACTGTGGTTGTCAATATAAGATCCACGTGGAGCTTCTTAATCAAAAGAAGAAGCCAATTAAGATCTTTTCGCCTAAAGAGATTTATTTTGAGCAATGGAATGACGGTAAATGGAATCAG ataacacACGTGTTTCAGAACTATGGGCCAGGAGTGAGATACATCCGCTTTGTCCATGGAGGGCAGGACACGCAGTTCTGGGCGGGATGGTATGGAATTCGCCTGACGGACAGTTGTGTCGAGATTTGTCCCGCGATGGACACATAG
- the LOC130912294 gene encoding F-box only protein 6-like isoform X2, whose protein sequence is MSVPLEVLEEIFLNLPPEQVVRICRLVCRQWKDIADSQSLWKDRCRREGYHLHDTSKVPKDWRLFYFMCKKRRNLLKNPQAEDQMTGWQLLDNNGDQWKVEPVMVAHPNESVQKNFVTSFDICRKSQLIDLEMEGYNASFMDHLQPHIKISDWYAPRTDCGCQYKIHVELLNQKKKPIKIFSPKEIYFEQWNDGKWNQITHVFQNYGPGVRYIRFVHGGQDTQFWAGWYGIRLTDSCVEICPAMDT, encoded by the exons ATGTCTGTTCCTTTGGAGGTCCTGGAAGAGATCTTCTTGAATCTTCCCCCTGAGCAGGTGGTCCGGATTTGTCGCTTAGTATGCCGTCAATGGAAAGACATCGCTGACAGCCAGTCTTTATGGAAGGACAGATGCAGGCGGGAAGGCTATCACCTCCATGATACTTCGAAGGTACCCAAAGACTGGAGGTTATTTTACTTCATGTGCAAGAAGAGACGGAATCTTCTCAAGAACCCACAAGCGGAAG ATCAAATGACAGGTTGGCAACTATTGGATAACAATGGTGACCAATGGAAAGTAGAACCGGTCATGGTGGCCCATCCAAATGAAAGCGTCCAGAAAAACTTTGTGACATCATTTGA CATATGCAGGAAGTCCCAGCTGATAGATTTAGAGATGGAAGGTTACAACGCATCATTTATGGATCACTTACAGCCGCACATCAAAATATCAGATTG GTACGCCCCCCGGACGGACTGTGGTTGTCAATATAAGATCCACGTGGAGCTTCTTAATCAAAAGAAGAAGCCAATTAAGATCTTTTCGCCTAAAGAGATTTATTTTGAGCAATGGAATGACGGTAAATGGAATCAG ataacacACGTGTTTCAGAACTATGGGCCAGGAGTGAGATACATCCGCTTTGTCCATGGAGGGCAGGACACGCAGTTCTGGGCGGGATGGTATGGAATTCGCCTGACGGACAGTTGTGTCGAGATTTGTCCCGCGATGGACACATAG